TACATTATTGGGTCTGCATATTACAAAATCAGACCGGACCACACTCTTACCAGGCCTTCTTTTGTTTGTatactaatttttttaatattcaataaaaatttataaatttttgaatttttattacGGCTTTTATCCGGCCTTAATCCAATTTTTTCAATAGAAGTTTCGGATTTATCACTTGTCCGTCGTTCAGGCCGGCCATAAATTGATggacaaattaaaaaaaaatttgtTTAAGATTTACCGATCCGAAAGTTGGGATTCAGACCCGAATTGGAACTTTAAAGTAATTAAAATATCCAATTGAAGGGTCCACTTGTTTTTTTCTTGATAAATACTCTCTCGATTCAAATAATAAGTTCCTTTCACTTTTTACGTGTATTTTGAGATGAATAAAAAGAATAACTACACAAAtcatttttcaaattttattttcttgaataaaagtatatatattaaattttaatttaaaaaaagaAATTTTGTAAAAAAATATGCGGAGGGCTTTTATACACCTTATTACCTTAAAAGTACGCGTAAACATCGAAAATGTTAACATATTCTTtatatttgtattttttttttaaaaaggaaAAAGAATTGCATGTGAAAACAAATACGTAAATGACTGATTTAGATTATGGCGATTGAGGGCATACATAAGGGTTAAAAATAAAGATTAATCAGCAAAATCGTCAAGACTGAAGATTTACAACTCTCACCTCCTGGTTAGTCTATGCTTGTCatcatcatatatatatatatttttatatatttatgtatCTGCTTTTATATTTTCTAATGTTGCATTTGAAACGCTTAAATACTCTGTGTGTATAAAATgtaatttatgttttaatttgttAAGCTTTGTATTTTTAACTGAATGTGATTGTAATTCTGGGCTTTTGTTAATTTGAGGCACTTACTGAGATATGTCGTTGTACCTAATTGCGTTTCTGATCGGTTAATTGTGCTTTAATTCAATGCTTTTTTTTTGTGCTTAGAAGTGATTTCGAAACTGCTCAATTTTACTCCACTACTTGTTGTAATGTTTTTCGGGAAATGATTTTTGTGTCAACAAGTGGATTCTATACTTTGAAATTACTAAATTGCTTAATTTTGATTCATGTTTCGGCTAAATATTAGGTTTAATTAGTTTATGgtatagatttatgaaattggaGCGATATGGCAAACTATTCTAAAGGAGCCCCTTCAAATGGGTGTGCATATGTTTGTAATTTGCCATCTGGGACAACTGAACAAATGCTAGATGTACATTTCAGCACAATTGGGGTGATTAAGGTATGCCATCAGGCTCATTCCTTAAGACAAGTTTGAAATCTTAATGCGCGTCGAGGAACAAATACACATAACTCTGCCTTATATGTATGATGTGTGTTTGATGCTTGATAGAAAGACAAAAGAACTGGTCGGTCAAAGATATGGTTGTACCGAGACAAGGTCACTAATGAGCCAAAAGGAGATGCTACAGTTACATATGAAGATCCGTATGCTGCATCAGCTGCTGTTGAATGGTTTAACAAAAAAGAATTTCATGGTGCTACTATTGGTGTTCTTATGGCCGAGTCAAAAAAAGATGACAACTCGTATAGTGCTGTTATCCCTGCTGAAGAGCCAATGTTAAGTGGTGATTTTGGTGGTCAAGGGGAGAGTGTCAATGCTGGGAATGGGGGTGCTGGAAGAGGTAGATGGCGAGGTGATGTTCAGCAAAGGCTTGGCAACAAGATGGAGACTGGATGTGCCCGAATACAAGGTCTGTGATGTGACATTGGTGAGCTAGATTTTTCTTGCCCTTTCTTTCAGCATTTTATCTACTTTCTTTAAATTCAATAACTTGCCTCTGAAATGACGTGCCATGACATTTTCTCGATACCAGTTGTACCAATGTAAATTTTGCATTTCGTGGTGTTTGCAATCGTTGTGGAAGTGCTCGTCCTGCTGGGACAGGAAGTGGTGGTGCAGGAGGTGGTGGGAGAGGGAGGGGGCGCAGCTCTGAGCCTGGAGGCCCTGGTCGTGGAGGAGTTGCTGCTCCCACGGGTATCTTTGGTCCTAATGATTGGTCTTGCCCCATGTAAGATTTTTCTAGTTCAGAAAATATTagaaatatattaaaattatattctTCTTTAATTCTAATCCTAACGTACTTTGTGGTAGATTAACATCAGCTTACCATCCATAGTTGTATATTTGGAAATCAGCAATATGATTTCCCATTATTTTCACAGCAAGGCAATTGTATCATGTTTAAAATTACTTTTTTAGTTTCTTATGGTTTAGTTCTGTTTCAGGTGTGGCAACATTAACTGGGCAAAGCGTAACAAATGCAACATTTGTAACACTAATAAACCTGGCACTAATGAAGGCGGTGTTAGGTAATATACAACAGTAATACAGATCTATATTATTTTTTGCTTCGCGCAGGGTGACTTTGCAACTTTCATTCTTTTCGCCGGTGTAGTGAATATGTATTGGCAATTTGGCATTATATATTGTTTCTTGTCTTATGTATGTGTTTGGTTGAGGCTGTGAAATTTTAAAAGCATGTACGTGGGATAAGATCATACATTAGAAGCATTGTGACAGCACTATGACGTTCTTGCTAGCTTTGATTGACTCAACATCTCAGCTTATGGTCTTAAGTAGTGTATCATTGATTTCTATGCAATAATATTGTAGTTTTGATTGTTGGTACATATCTATAAAATCAGATGGTTTCTTATAACCAAAATTTTTTTGTTGAGTGCACTGGCTGACTATTTTCTGTTTACGTACACAGAGGAGGCCGTGCTGGAGGTTACAAAGAGCTTGATGAAGAAGAAATAGAGGAAACTAGGCGGCGTAGGCGGGAAGCTGAAGAAGTAAGATTTACTTAAAGTACCAGTAGGCCTGGTTTTCTCTTCTTTCCATTTAACACAATATGTTTTCCAATTTCAGGATGATGGCGAAATGTATGATGAGTTTGGCAATCTGAAGAAGAAGTATCGTGTCAAAATGCAGCAAGCTGAAATTGGTCAGGTGCTCCCTGGTACTGGGCGTGCAGGATGGGAGGTTGAGGAACTAGGTAACCTTTTAGCAGTCAGCGACCCTTGTCGAGAATAGAGATCCTTGACA
This sequence is a window from Apium graveolens cultivar Ventura chromosome 9, ASM990537v1, whole genome shotgun sequence. Protein-coding genes within it:
- the LOC141682566 gene encoding LOW QUALITY PROTEIN: transcription initiation factor TFIID subunit 15-like (The sequence of the model RefSeq protein was modified relative to this genomic sequence to represent the inferred CDS: inserted 1 base in 1 codon), producing MANYSKGAPSNGCAYVCNLPSGTTEQMLDVHFSTIGVIKKDKRTGRSKIWLYRDKVTNEPKGDATVTYEDPYAASAAVEWFNKKEFHGATIGVLMAESKKDDNSYSAVIPAEEPMLSGDFGGQGESVNAGNGGAGRGRWRGDXSAKAWQQDGDWMCPNTSCTNVNFAFRGVCNRCGSARPAGTGSGGAGGGGRGRGRSSEPGGPGRGGVAAPTGIFGPNDWSCPMCGNINWAKRNKCNICNTNKPGTNEGGVRGGRAGGYKELDEEEIEETRRRRREAEEDDGEMYDEFGNLKKKYRVKMQQAEIGQVLPGTGRAGWEVEELGMSDRDRREKSRDRGKEREENKYREREDRNKRSSRSCERDRGRDINRSYDNDKNREYGRDHDRERDRYRY